The DNA window GCGCGGTTCCACGGCGGTGTGCGCTGCCCGAGGAAGTAAGGCACGAACTGCACCATCCCGGCGTTGACGAACAGCAGATTCGGGTCGTCGAGGATCACCGAGGCACTCGGTACCTCGGTATGGCCCGCGTTCACGAAGTGATCGAGGAAACGCTTCCTGATCTCGTGTGTCTGCACGTTCTTACTGTTCCTCATCACTCGGGGATTGCCAGGGGTGGTTCCGCAGTTACCTGCGACTATTCGACCGCACCACAGTACCGGTCGCGGTTATCGGACCTGAAAGGCCAACGAACGAGCGCCGCCTCAGGTGTCCACTAGGCCCCGATGAAGCTCAGCCGTACCTTGCGCTGCGGATTGTCGCTGTTCAGGTCGACAAGCACCACGCTCTGCCATGTGCCGAGCAGAGGTTTTCCGCCCTGGACGGGCACCGTCACCGATGGTGACACCAGAGCGGGCATCACGTGGTCGGCTCCGTGCCCCGGTGACCCGTGGGCGTGGCGGTAGCGATCGTCGCGTGGCAACAGGCGTTCGAGCGTGTCGAGAAGGTCGTCGTCGGACCCGGCGCCGGTCTCGATGATCGCCACACCGGCAGTGGCATGCGGGACGAATACATTGCACAGACCGTCCTGGTGCGCGCCGCAAAACG is part of the Mycolicibacterium tusciae JS617 genome and encodes:
- a CDS encoding secondary thiamine-phosphate synthase enzyme YjbQ, giving the protein MDTDVIDIDTARRRIVDLTDVVRSFCGAHQDGLCNVFVPHATAGVAIIETGAGSDDDLLDTLERLLPRDDRYRHAHGSPGHGADHVMPALVSPSVTVPVQGGKPLLGTWQSVVLVDLNSDNPQRKVRLSFIGA